Proteins encoded within one genomic window of Thermococcus celer Vu 13 = JCM 8558:
- a CDS encoding Lrp/AsnC family transcriptional regulator: MDERDMIIYRLLRKNGRMKVSGIARELGISHASARERLGKLEERGDVKIQALLNIRKRNFVSAVVNLRVRSMDEAEKLADVFAKCPRTVFVATTTGKYNLNLALIAEDYSALEATIENTIRPMESVREMDVSLGSAPAYPEFVDFKLDPVREVAPCGKVCTDCYLYGKKCSGCPATVHFKGLKGEAEH; this comes from the coding sequence ATGGACGAGCGCGACATGATAATATACCGCCTGCTGAGGAAGAACGGCAGGATGAAGGTTTCCGGGATAGCGAGGGAGCTCGGCATAAGCCACGCCTCCGCGAGGGAGAGACTGGGAAAGCTGGAAGAGAGGGGAGATGTGAAAATACAGGCCCTTCTCAACATCAGGAAGAGAAACTTCGTATCGGCGGTCGTGAATCTGCGCGTGAGGAGCATGGACGAGGCCGAAAAATTAGCGGACGTTTTTGCGAAGTGTCCGAGGACGGTCTTCGTTGCCACGACGACCGGCAAGTACAACCTCAACCTGGCGCTAATAGCTGAGGACTACTCCGCCCTCGAGGCTACCATAGAGAACACCATACGGCCGATGGAGAGCGTAAGGGAGATGGACGTATCCCTCGGCTCGGCTCCCGCCTACCCGGAGTTCGTGGACTTCAAGCTTGATCCGGTGAGGGAAGTGGCCCCCTGCGGTAAGGTGTGCACCGACTGCTATCTCTACGGAAAAAAGTGCTCGGGCTGTCCCGCGACGGTTCATTTTAAGGGACTGAAGGGAGAGGCCGAACATTAA
- a CDS encoding YgaP family membrane protein, with product METNEGTVDRLLRVVIGIVLLGVWAGMNVPYRTVLLIIGLIALVTGLTGFCAIYKLLGVSTCKGC from the coding sequence ATGGAGACGAACGAGGGAACCGTGGATAGGCTCCTCAGGGTGGTTATAGGCATAGTCCTTCTCGGCGTCTGGGCCGGCATGAACGTGCCCTACAGGACCGTGCTTCTGATAATTGGACTGATAGCACTGGTGACCGGGCTGACAGGGTTCTGTGCAATTTATAAACTCCTGGGCGTAAGTACCTGCAAGGGATGCTGA
- a CDS encoding cytochrome b5 domain-containing protein, which yields MKRTTKLLVISGELLIAASLALMLSGLAMNYPSSLLGSIMSGETARKVHLVSAYLFIGLFYVHATAGIYLILERFERLREAKTRKAVLSAWTLGIAVLLLLSLVPHGNGPMPSSVSAGTLLTVQEVARHNTENDCWIIVGNDVYNVTSLIDVHSGGREAIIRYCGTNATGVFFEKHDQNDYYVLGTYYIGTIGEPMIKPKKM from the coding sequence GTGAAGCGCACAACCAAATTGCTGGTAATATCGGGTGAACTGCTGATAGCGGCAAGTTTAGCGCTGATGCTAAGCGGCCTCGCGATGAACTACCCGAGCTCACTCCTTGGCTCCATCATGAGCGGCGAAACCGCGAGGAAGGTTCACCTCGTCTCCGCCTACCTCTTCATCGGCCTGTTCTACGTCCATGCAACGGCTGGAATATACCTGATCCTCGAGAGATTTGAGCGCCTGAGGGAAGCGAAGACCAGAAAAGCCGTGCTATCGGCCTGGACGCTCGGGATAGCTGTGTTACTGCTCCTCTCGCTGGTTCCTCACGGAAACGGCCCGATGCCATCGAGCGTCTCCGCGGGCACGCTTTTGACCGTTCAGGAGGTCGCGAGGCACAACACGGAAAACGACTGCTGGATAATCGTCGGAAACGACGTTTACAACGTCACGTCGCTGATAGATGTTCACTCCGGCGGGAGAGAGGCTATAATAAGGTACTGCGGCACGAACGCCACGGGGGTCTTCTTCGAGAAACATGACCAGAACGACTACTACGTTCTTGGAACCTACTACATCGGCACCATCGGTGAGCCCATGATAAAGCCGAAAAAAATGTAA
- a CDS encoding DUF835 domain-containing protein, which yields MKLWMKKDLKSFWISNTICKHCIPPRTLLESLEELAEEELEVILIENLEALYLVAKDFKSFYLKLTKLRDLSIQKKHYLVLSVNKDILENGEWDILTSEFKYIP from the coding sequence GTGAAACTCTGGATGAAAAAAGATTTAAAGTCCTTTTGGATAAGTAATACAATTTGCAAGCACTGCATACCTCCAAGAACCCTTCTGGAATCTCTGGAAGAACTAGCAGAAGAAGAATTGGAGGTCATTCTAATTGAAAACCTTGAGGCATTGTATTTGGTTGCTAAAGACTTTAAGAGCTTTTACTTAAAGCTAACCAAACTAAGAGACCTTTCAATTCAAAAAAAGCACTATCTGGTACTATCGGTGAACAAAGATATCTTGGAAAATGGGGAATGGGATATTCTAACTTCAGAATTTAAATACATACCATAA
- a CDS encoding ferritin family protein: MGFLTSLSELFAERTYEILSRKSENEESREIATQLALFEKNHYERIKKAYELVLKLKEDKVETAKDLKPGGYIFEDKTKARYFFLDLPAEDPKRVVFSRDPPKK; encoded by the coding sequence TTGGGTTTTCTTACATCTCTAAGTGAGCTGTTTGCAGAGAGAACCTACGAAATACTATCCAGAAAATCTGAAAATGAAGAATCAAGAGAGATAGCAACTCAGCTTGCACTCTTTGAAAAAAATCACTATGAGAGGATTAAAAAAGCGTATGAACTTGTCCTAAAGCTAAAGGAAGACAAGGTAGAAACGGCAAAAGACCTGAAACCCGGAGGTTACATTTTTGAAGATAAAACCAAAGCGCGTTATTTCTTTCTGGATCTCCCGGCGGAAGATCCCAAAAGGGTTGTATTCTCAAGAGATCCCCCGAAGAAGTGA
- a CDS encoding TspO/MBR family protein translates to MDYMKLIVSILIPLIVGFAGSFFTSSSINSWYSTINKPSFNPPNWLFAPVWTLLFILIGISFYLVWNKDFGDIRSWVLLIYGANLALNLLWSLLFFGLRNPYLALIEIVILWFVILGNIIVFYRISRTAGLLLIPYLLWVTFASFLNYNIYILNR, encoded by the coding sequence ATGGATTACATGAAACTTATTGTTTCCATATTGATTCCTTTAATTGTTGGATTTGCTGGCTCCTTTTTTACTTCAAGTTCTATTAATAGCTGGTATAGCACCATAAACAAACCTTCGTTTAATCCACCAAACTGGTTATTTGCACCTGTATGGACTTTGCTTTTCATATTAATAGGAATCTCTTTTTACTTGGTGTGGAATAAAGATTTTGGAGACATTAGATCATGGGTGCTGCTAATTTATGGTGCAAACCTTGCCCTCAACCTGTTGTGGTCTTTGTTGTTCTTTGGGCTGAGAAACCCATATCTGGCACTCATAGAAATAGTAATTTTATGGTTTGTTATTTTAGGCAATATCATTGTTTTCTATAGGATCTCAAGGACAGCAGGTTTACTGCTAATCCCATATCTCCTGTGGGTTACTTTTGCAAGCTTTCTCAACTATAATATTTATATCTTAAACAGATAA
- a CDS encoding CGP-CTERM sorting domain-containing protein, which produces MVLVDVPQELQTELEGMNLTVKYVKGKPEESDYGLIAQVLGLYGPYSLGEALTVGNPIQYGEISRRSPDKLTAEQEASKVYTVLKSGSLPVKLTVVKIETVSTEPGETATTNPSTSNPNNIPKSRTNSGGGICGPGTMIALAIMPLLTERKRKNN; this is translated from the coding sequence GTGGTCCTCGTTGACGTTCCGCAGGAACTTCAGACGGAGCTCGAGGGAATGAACCTGACCGTTAAGTATGTTAAGGGGAAGCCAGAAGAGAGTGACTATGGGCTTATAGCCCAGGTTCTTGGCCTGTACGGTCCATACTCCCTCGGTGAGGCTCTAACGGTTGGAAATCCAATTCAGTATGGGGAGATATCGAGAAGATCGCCCGATAAGCTTACTGCTGAGCAGGAGGCGAGCAAGGTTTACACCGTTCTCAAGAGCGGTTCACTCCCCGTCAAGCTCACGGTCGTTAAAATAGAAACCGTGTCCACGGAGCCTGGTGAGACAGCCACAACAAACCCATCAACGAGCAATCCGAATAATATCCCCAAATCACGCACCAACTCGGGCGGTGGAATCTGCGGGCCGGGAACTATGATCGCTCTCGCCATTATGCCTCTCCTCACAGAAAGAAAAAGGAAAAACAATTGA
- a CDS encoding DUF998 domain-containing protein, which translates to MMRGLRYSGITGVLTYWLFVAWSIRENPWFSFTKNALSDLGSPEKASAPWIYNYGLIITSLFVLAFSVCLVLSAENKLQTVGGAYVSVSSLFLALIGVFHAGTRPHTFVSTYFFVQFFLGMLLYGVASRDRAIRYGSVALFALAVLGTPVSWPSAALIETYEIALIAIFTMLVAVKH; encoded by the coding sequence ATGATGCGAGGTCTCAGGTACTCCGGAATAACCGGTGTTTTGACTTACTGGCTCTTCGTTGCCTGGAGCATAAGGGAGAATCCCTGGTTCAGCTTCACCAAAAACGCCCTCAGCGACCTCGGTTCGCCCGAAAAGGCCAGCGCCCCGTGGATCTACAACTACGGCCTCATTATTACGTCCCTCTTCGTGCTGGCCTTTTCGGTCTGTTTGGTACTCTCCGCTGAAAACAAGCTCCAGACCGTCGGGGGAGCCTACGTCAGCGTATCCTCGCTCTTTCTGGCCCTCATCGGGGTCTTTCATGCAGGCACGAGGCCCCACACCTTCGTCTCGACCTACTTCTTCGTTCAGTTCTTCCTGGGGATGTTGCTCTACGGGGTGGCTTCGAGGGATAGGGCCATTCGCTACGGTTCCGTTGCCCTCTTCGCGCTCGCGGTGCTGGGGACGCCCGTAAGCTGGCCCTCGGCGGCGCTGATAGAGACCTACGAAATAGCGTTGATAGCGATCTTCACCATGCTGGTTGCGGTTAAGCACTGA